One Sphingomicrobium sp. XHP0239 DNA segment encodes these proteins:
- the paaC gene encoding 1,2-phenylacetyl-CoA epoxidase subunit PaaC produces the protein MPSLPTISEKDEAKARAKDAGTPKGEFDAPTAGAHDEATTAYVTMLGDDALILGQRLGEWAGHAASVEVDLSLANIGLDLIGQATNWLGLAAQHDDSVADADALAFRRDVLDFRNCLMVEQPNGDFAQTMARQFLFSTWQHMLLQRLAGSSDEAIAGIAAKSVKEVAYHRELSRDWLVRLGDGTEESRKKMVAGIDWNWRFVPELFEVTEDLETLVERGIAADPRSFENEYREAIRAAFEEATIGVPEDHRPIMGGRRGHHSEHLGHLLAVMQYLPRTYPDAQW, from the coding sequence ATGCCGAGCCTACCGACGATCAGCGAAAAGGATGAAGCCAAAGCGCGGGCGAAGGACGCGGGTACGCCCAAGGGGGAGTTCGACGCACCGACGGCGGGCGCGCATGACGAGGCGACGACCGCTTACGTCACGATGCTCGGCGACGATGCACTCATCCTGGGCCAGCGGCTCGGCGAATGGGCCGGGCATGCGGCATCGGTCGAAGTGGATCTTAGCCTGGCCAATATCGGTCTCGACCTGATCGGGCAGGCCACCAACTGGCTCGGCCTCGCAGCGCAGCACGACGACAGTGTCGCCGATGCCGATGCCCTCGCCTTTCGGCGCGACGTGCTCGATTTCAGGAATTGTCTCATGGTCGAACAGCCCAATGGCGACTTTGCGCAGACGATGGCGCGGCAATTCCTGTTCTCGACCTGGCAACACATGCTGCTGCAGCGTCTGGCCGGATCGAGCGACGAGGCCATCGCCGGCATCGCAGCGAAGAGCGTGAAGGAAGTCGCCTATCACCGCGAACTGTCGCGCGACTGGCTCGTTCGGCTGGGCGACGGGACAGAGGAGAGCCGGAAAAAGATGGTCGCCGGGATCGACTGGAACTGGCGATTCGTACCCGAACTGTTCGAGGTGACCGAGGATCTGGAGACGCTGGTCGAGCGGGGGATCGCCGCCGATCCGCGCAGCTTCGAGAACGAGTATCGCGAGGCGATCCGCGCGGCGTTCGAGGAGGCCACCATCGGTGTGCCCGAAGACCATCGCCCCATCATGGGCGGGCGTCGCGGGCATCATTCGGAGCACCTCGGCCATCTGCTTGCGGTAATGCAGTATCTGCCGCGCACCTATCCCGACGCCCAATGGTGA
- a CDS encoding TonB-dependent receptor, which translates to MNKFLLSSSALAACALVPGVAHAQSTGSIEFDDDDAIIITGTAATDAEGVEIPDDPKAKQVLGEEIIRRQRPGQTVNDIVNLVPGVSFQNNDPWGSSGGGFTIRGFTSDRISQTLDGLPLNDSGNYALYTNQQVDPEVLEEVNVNLGVTDVDSPTASAVGGTINIRTRLPARDPGVVSTLTYGNVAAEGNSFDSPYYRAFGMVDFGDLTGSGTTAFFSASYLNYDVPYNSYGQVDKQQYNGRVFQELDNGNFISLSGHYNENRNNFAGSVNYQELLDAFAAGDGAARFRLDEDDLNFPCTVDSVPGTPGVADGVNGCGAEFSRRYNPSNTGNLRVSSLVNLTDRLTLTIDPSYQYVKANGGGNEELIEGVCFLGVGNRCNGNPATAPQLTGFIRGGYYYGRDLNGDGDTLDQLSGFDPSQTRTHRVGVISNLIYDLSDDHRVRVAYTLDHANHRQTGQTSIAEIDGEIPDVFPVNDPVRTRDGFELNKRDRQSYAILNQVSAEYRGQYLDDDLTTVVGLRAPFFVRDLDQNCFTTSASGFIDCIGDPRLVEIYRANNPNVSAPQERRYTYNELLPNVGFTYAFGDASVFGNYARGLSVPGTDTLYDSFFFPDTDDARPDPETTDSFDAGVRYQNRQWQAQIAGYFTKYNNRLAVSYDPLLDESITRNLGPVDKYGFDASIAYSPAPATLFYVFGGVNESEIKEDVIDDVDANGNPILIPTAGKSESGAPLWMVGGRVQQAFGPLELGVQAKYTGKRFANDINTEEVPGYMLVDADVRFDLGEIGANNTAALQFNVTNVFDEAYIGYVSPSFDAEPSFIQIGAPRALSLSFILGY; encoded by the coding sequence ATGAATAAGTTTCTGCTCAGCAGCAGCGCGCTCGCTGCCTGCGCGCTCGTTCCGGGCGTTGCGCACGCCCAGTCCACCGGCTCCATCGAGTTCGACGACGATGACGCCATCATCATTACCGGGACGGCCGCGACCGACGCCGAGGGCGTCGAGATCCCCGACGATCCCAAGGCCAAGCAGGTCCTCGGCGAAGAGATCATCCGTCGCCAGCGCCCGGGTCAGACGGTCAACGACATCGTCAACCTCGTTCCCGGCGTCAGCTTCCAGAACAACGACCCCTGGGGTTCCTCGGGCGGTGGCTTCACCATCCGCGGCTTCACCTCGGACCGCATCTCGCAGACCCTCGACGGCCTGCCGCTGAACGATTCGGGCAACTACGCCCTCTACACGAACCAGCAGGTCGATCCCGAAGTCCTCGAGGAAGTGAACGTCAACCTCGGCGTGACCGACGTCGACAGCCCCACGGCCTCGGCCGTCGGCGGCACCATCAACATCCGCACGCGCCTCCCCGCGCGCGATCCGGGCGTCGTTTCGACGCTGACCTACGGTAACGTCGCGGCCGAGGGCAATTCGTTCGACAGCCCCTATTATCGCGCGTTCGGCATGGTCGATTTCGGTGACCTGACCGGAAGCGGCACGACCGCCTTCTTCTCGGCCAGCTATCTCAACTACGACGTGCCCTACAACTCCTACGGCCAGGTCGACAAACAGCAGTACAACGGCCGCGTCTTCCAGGAACTCGACAACGGCAACTTCATCTCGCTGTCGGGCCACTACAACGAAAATCGCAATAACTTCGCGGGTTCGGTCAATTATCAGGAACTGCTCGACGCGTTTGCCGCAGGCGACGGTGCCGCTCGCTTCCGTCTCGACGAAGATGATCTCAATTTCCCCTGCACCGTGGACAGCGTTCCCGGTACGCCGGGCGTCGCCGACGGCGTCAACGGCTGCGGCGCGGAATTCTCGCGTCGCTACAACCCGTCGAACACCGGCAACCTGCGCGTATCCTCGCTCGTCAACCTCACCGACCGGCTGACGCTCACGATTGATCCCAGCTATCAGTATGTGAAGGCCAACGGCGGCGGCAACGAAGAGCTGATCGAGGGCGTCTGCTTCCTCGGCGTCGGCAACCGCTGTAACGGCAACCCCGCCACCGCGCCCCAGCTGACCGGCTTTATCCGCGGCGGCTATTACTACGGTCGCGATCTCAACGGCGACGGCGATACGCTCGACCAGCTCAGCGGTTTCGACCCCAGCCAGACGCGAACCCACCGCGTCGGCGTGATCTCGAACCTGATCTACGACCTCAGCGACGATCACCGCGTGCGCGTCGCGTACACGCTCGATCATGCCAACCACCGTCAGACGGGCCAGACCTCGATCGCCGAAATCGACGGCGAGATCCCCGACGTCTTCCCGGTCAATGATCCGGTCCGCACCCGCGACGGTTTTGAACTGAACAAGCGCGATCGCCAGTCCTACGCGATTCTCAACCAGGTTTCGGCCGAATATCGCGGTCAGTATCTCGATGACGATCTCACGACCGTCGTCGGGCTGCGCGCGCCGTTCTTCGTCCGCGACCTCGACCAGAACTGCTTCACCACCTCGGCTTCGGGCTTCATCGATTGTATCGGCGACCCGCGTCTCGTGGAAATCTATCGCGCGAACAACCCCAACGTGTCGGCGCCGCAGGAGCGTCGCTACACCTACAACGAGCTGCTGCCGAATGTCGGTTTCACCTACGCGTTCGGTGATGCCTCGGTCTTCGGCAACTACGCGCGCGGCCTCTCGGTCCCGGGCACCGACACCCTGTACGACAGCTTCTTCTTCCCCGACACGGACGATGCCCGTCCCGATCCGGAGACGACCGACAGCTTCGACGCCGGCGTTCGCTACCAGAACCGTCAGTGGCAGGCGCAGATCGCGGGCTACTTCACCAAGTACAATAACCGCCTCGCGGTCTCGTACGACCCGCTTCTCGATGAATCGATCACGCGCAACCTCGGCCCGGTCGACAAGTATGGCTTCGATGCCTCGATCGCCTACAGCCCGGCCCCCGCGACCCTGTTCTACGTCTTCGGTGGCGTGAACGAGAGCGAGATCAAGGAAGACGTGATCGACGACGTCGATGCCAACGGCAATCCGATCCTGATCCCGACGGCGGGGAAGAGCGAGAGCGGCGCACCGTTGTGGATGGTCGGCGGCCGCGTTCAGCAGGCCTTCGGTCCGCTCGAACTCGGTGTCCAGGCGAAGTACACCGGCAAGCGGTTTGCCAACGACATCAACACCGAGGAAGTCCCGGGATACATGCTCGTCGATGCGGACGTCCGCTTCGACCTCGGTGAAATCGGTGCGAACAACACCGCGGCATTGCAGTTCAATGTCACGAACGTGTTTGATGAAGCGTACATCGGTTACGTCTCGCCGAGCTTCGATGCCGAGCCGTCCTTCATCCAGATCGGCGCACCCCGTGCGCTCAGCCTCTCGTTCATCCTCGGCTATTAA
- a CDS encoding dihydrolipoamide acetyltransferase family protein, whose product MGLIDVVVPDEQEGTKAVVRGWLAKVGERVRVNDPLVELETDKVTQEVPAPADGVLREILLDSDAEAEPGALLARIDPEGEAETDAATETASVEVKGPEAAPRPSTDSRRRIAKETRLSPAVKRAVIQHDLDPDIIEGTGRDGRVTLADVDKAVASATVAHVGKPTTAQPRVVEDFASDDIPHDRMRRAIADNMLKAVTDAPHVTALFEADFSAVAAHKAAMKARGVKLSYTAYIVKAAAQAMAMVPAINGRWEEDRIAVSDTIDIGVGTALGDKGLVVPVVKDAGALTLEQIGEKLGDLTNRARDNKLQRSEVTGGSFTISNHGVSGSLLAAPIILHQGQAAILGVGKLEKRVVVRELDGQDVMVIRPMAYVTLTIDHRVVDGHQTNAWLSDFVARLETWPAA is encoded by the coding sequence ATGGGCCTGATCGACGTCGTCGTTCCCGACGAACAGGAAGGGACCAAGGCGGTCGTGCGCGGCTGGCTGGCCAAGGTGGGCGAACGGGTCCGCGTCAACGATCCGCTGGTCGAGCTGGAAACCGACAAGGTGACGCAGGAAGTGCCGGCCCCCGCCGATGGGGTGTTGCGCGAGATTTTGCTCGACAGCGACGCCGAGGCCGAGCCGGGGGCGCTGCTGGCGCGGATCGATCCGGAGGGAGAAGCGGAAACCGACGCTGCTACCGAGACGGCGAGCGTGGAGGTGAAGGGTCCGGAAGCGGCGCCGCGGCCATCAACGGATTCAAGGCGACGGATCGCGAAAGAAACGCGCCTGTCGCCCGCCGTCAAACGGGCGGTGATCCAGCACGATCTCGATCCCGACATTATCGAAGGAACGGGCCGCGACGGGCGCGTGACGCTGGCCGATGTCGACAAGGCGGTAGCGAGCGCTACCGTCGCCCATGTCGGCAAGCCCACCACCGCGCAGCCGCGCGTGGTCGAGGATTTTGCGTCGGACGATATTCCGCACGACCGGATGCGCCGCGCGATCGCGGACAACATGCTGAAAGCCGTCACGGACGCGCCGCATGTCACCGCCCTGTTCGAAGCCGATTTCAGCGCCGTCGCCGCGCACAAGGCCGCGATGAAGGCGAGGGGCGTCAAGCTCAGCTACACCGCCTACATCGTGAAGGCCGCCGCGCAGGCCATGGCGATGGTGCCGGCGATCAACGGGCGATGGGAAGAAGATCGCATCGCGGTTTCGGACACGATCGATATCGGGGTCGGCACGGCGCTCGGCGACAAGGGTCTTGTCGTTCCGGTCGTGAAGGATGCCGGCGCCCTCACGCTGGAGCAGATCGGCGAGAAGCTCGGCGATCTCACGAACCGCGCGCGCGACAACAAGCTTCAGCGAAGCGAGGTGACGGGCGGAAGCTTCACCATTTCCAACCATGGCGTGTCGGGCAGCCTGCTGGCTGCCCCGATCATCCTGCACCAAGGACAGGCGGCGATCCTCGGCGTCGGCAAGCTGGAGAAGCGGGTCGTGGTGCGCGAGTTGGATGGACAGGACGTGATGGTCATCCGTCCGATGGCCTATGTCACGCTCACGATCGATCATCGCGTCGTCGACGGGCACCAGACCAATGCGTGGCTGAGCGATTTTGTCGCTCGCCTCGAGACATGGCCGGCGGCCTGA
- a CDS encoding amino acid aminotransferase — protein MQDLFSGLPAIETDALLQLMVMAAADHRDIKIDAGVGIYKTSDGDTPVMAAIKTAEARLHEAQDSKKYLGMRGDKRYAELVGELVFGHATGERIVGLQTPGGCGALTLGAKLVKTARPNATVHVGTPTWPNHEPILSGAGLKIATYDYYAKSQTCIRFDAMMEAFENAAEGDIALLHGCCHNPTGADLDAGQWAKVRAVVADKGLIPFIDIAYQGLGDGLDEDAAGMRSVVEAVDEAIVAQSCDKNFGMYRDRVGALFVKAASGEAAEKALDHMQQLAREMWSMPPDHGAACVRIVLEDEELRDIWRAELDGMRDRINSLRSKIAACDPRLDYIGAQKGMFSMLPINPQQVERLREEFAIYVAGSGRFNVCGMGDDQVDHFCQAVKAVMDG, from the coding sequence ATGCAGGACCTCTTTTCCGGCCTCCCCGCCATCGAGACCGATGCGCTGTTGCAGCTCATGGTGATGGCCGCCGCCGACCATCGCGACATCAAGATCGACGCGGGCGTCGGCATCTACAAGACGAGCGACGGCGATACCCCGGTCATGGCGGCGATCAAGACCGCCGAGGCGCGGTTGCACGAGGCGCAGGACAGCAAGAAATATCTCGGGATGCGCGGCGACAAGCGGTACGCCGAACTCGTCGGGGAACTGGTATTCGGACATGCGACGGGCGAGCGGATCGTCGGATTGCAGACGCCAGGTGGCTGCGGTGCGCTCACGCTGGGCGCGAAGCTCGTCAAGACGGCGCGCCCGAACGCGACGGTTCATGTCGGTACGCCGACCTGGCCCAACCACGAACCCATCCTGTCGGGAGCGGGTCTCAAGATCGCGACCTACGATTATTACGCCAAGTCGCAGACCTGCATCCGCTTCGATGCGATGATGGAGGCGTTCGAAAATGCCGCCGAAGGCGACATCGCGCTGCTGCACGGTTGCTGTCACAACCCCACGGGCGCTGACCTCGACGCCGGGCAGTGGGCGAAGGTCCGCGCGGTCGTCGCCGACAAAGGGCTGATCCCCTTCATCGACATCGCCTATCAGGGACTGGGCGACGGGCTGGACGAGGATGCGGCAGGGATGCGCAGTGTCGTCGAGGCGGTCGACGAGGCGATCGTGGCGCAAAGCTGCGACAAGAATTTCGGCATGTACCGCGACCGCGTCGGCGCGCTGTTCGTAAAGGCGGCGAGCGGCGAGGCTGCGGAGAAGGCGCTCGACCATATGCAGCAGCTCGCCCGCGAGATGTGGTCGATGCCGCCCGATCATGGTGCGGCGTGCGTGCGCATCGTTCTGGAGGACGAGGAATTGCGCGACATCTGGCGTGCCGAACTCGATGGGATGCGCGACCGGATCAATTCGCTGCGCAGCAAGATCGCCGCCTGTGACCCGCGCCTCGATTATATCGGCGCGCAGAAGGGCATGTTCTCGATGCTGCCGATCAACCCTCAGCAGGTCGAGCGGTTGCGCGAGGAGTTCGCCATCTATGTGGCGGGTTCGGGGCGGTTCAATGTTTGCGGGATGGGCGACGACCAGGTCGATCATTTCTGCCAGGCCGTGAAGGCGGTGATGGATGGCTGA
- a CDS encoding ferredoxin--NADP reductase translates to MSKDHFIPLRVAEIVRETRDANSIRFDVPDEHKPLFAFKAGQHLTLKAEVDGEELRRNYSLCVAPHEDQLKVTVKRIAGGRFSNWVGDELSVGDTMEVMPPHGSFTIEFDPAAPPRHYVGFAGGSGITPVMSLVRTALNIEPNARFTLFYGNRDSSSVIFLDGISDLKDRYLSRFQPFHFLSDEEGDVDLFNGMLDRTTCDRVIETLLDDPQSVDAYFICGPGPMMDAAEAALLDHDVAKDRIHIERFTASAPSAGQAKKVAAAKQEAAGHTFWVTLDGRARKVEFDGDNILDSARAAGLPAPYACKAGVCATCRAKVTEGEVEQGARYGLTDEEIEAGYVLTCQSVPVGDDVRVDYDA, encoded by the coding sequence ATGAGTAAGGACCATTTCATCCCGTTGCGGGTCGCGGAAATCGTTCGCGAGACGCGGGACGCCAATTCGATCCGCTTCGACGTGCCGGACGAGCACAAGCCGCTGTTCGCGTTCAAGGCCGGCCAGCATCTGACGTTGAAGGCCGAGGTCGACGGCGAGGAATTGCGGCGCAACTATTCGCTGTGCGTCGCGCCTCACGAGGACCAGTTGAAGGTGACCGTCAAGCGGATCGCGGGCGGTCGCTTTTCCAACTGGGTCGGCGACGAATTGTCGGTAGGCGACACGATGGAAGTGATGCCGCCGCACGGCAGTTTCACGATCGAGTTCGATCCCGCCGCCCCGCCGCGCCACTACGTCGGGTTTGCCGGCGGATCGGGTATCACGCCCGTGATGAGCCTCGTTCGGACCGCGCTCAACATTGAGCCGAACGCGCGTTTCACGTTGTTCTACGGCAATCGCGACAGCTCGAGCGTCATCTTCCTCGACGGTATCAGCGACCTGAAGGACCGGTACCTGTCGCGTTTCCAGCCGTTCCACTTCCTGTCCGACGAGGAAGGCGACGTCGACCTGTTCAACGGGATGCTCGATCGGACGACGTGCGACCGGGTGATCGAGACGTTGCTCGACGACCCCCAGTCGGTCGATGCCTATTTCATCTGCGGTCCCGGACCGATGATGGACGCGGCGGAGGCGGCGCTGCTCGACCATGACGTTGCCAAGGACCGGATCCACATCGAGCGGTTCACCGCTTCCGCACCCTCCGCGGGGCAGGCGAAGAAGGTCGCGGCGGCCAAGCAGGAAGCGGCGGGGCACACCTTCTGGGTCACGCTCGACGGGCGAGCGCGAAAGGTCGAATTCGACGGCGACAATATCCTCGACAGCGCGCGGGCGGCGGGACTGCCGGCGCCTTATGCCTGCAAGGCGGGCGTGTGCGCGACCTGCCGTGCCAAGGTCACCGAAGGCGAAGTGGAGCAGGGCGCACGGTACGGCCTGACCGACGAGGAGATCGAGGCCGGTTACGTGCTGACCTGCCAGTCGGTGCCGGTCGGAGACGACGTGCGCGTCGATTATGATGCCTGA
- the paaB gene encoding 1,2-phenylacetyl-CoA epoxidase subunit PaaB yields MSDWPLWEVFVRAKGGLSHRHVGSVHAPDKDMALNHARDTYTRRMEGVSLWVVKSDHIVASDPDESGQVFEPAEDKIYRHPTFYEIPDEVKHI; encoded by the coding sequence ATGTCCGATTGGCCGCTATGGGAAGTGTTCGTTCGCGCGAAGGGCGGACTGTCGCATCGCCACGTCGGCAGCGTCCATGCGCCCGACAAGGACATGGCGCTCAACCATGCGCGCGACACCTATACGCGGCGGATGGAGGGCGTGAGCCTGTGGGTGGTGAAATCCGACCATATCGTCGCGAGCGATCCCGACGAGAGCGGCCAGGTGTTCGAACCTGCGGAAGACAAGATCTACCGCCACCCGACCTTTTACGAAATTCCCGACGAGGTGAAACATATCTGA
- a CDS encoding alpha-ketoacid dehydrogenase subunit alpha/beta, with translation MAEADPRRDTEGASSDDPAFSWEEVARLVLTSREMDRLEEEELVPAKKVLYQFSARGHDMAQVLLGLHLRDGDAACGYYRSRPMLLALGVDLADALGSGMGRAGGYSNGKDIGVVFNYPNPGGCHALPMCGGVGAQYTPAAGWAQSITYKASVLGEEDDGAIAVVLGGDASCATGGFWSALTIATTQQLPMLFFIEDNGYGISVPSTYQTPGQNIAANLASFEGLTILDGDGTEPESAARQISQAVAHVRSRKGPVLCRLTVPRLEGHSAQDTQTYKSEDEIAAEWARDPLPKLKALNNNLDWDRIEASVAHEVDKARERAEARGVADPATITQDVFFEGEHAQVGGQAGLSLDGTHEDPRPDGQRINMVTAIRRALDQELAANPRMSVFGEDVGPKGGVHAVTLGLQEKFGHDRVFDTSLNEEGIVGRAVGMAMAGLLPVPEIQFRKYAEPATEQINDCGTIRWRTDNRFAAPMVLRVPGGFFKCGDPWHSQTNEVQFVHNPGWRVAVPSNAEDAVGLLRMALRGNDPTIFFEHRAMLDDSWARRPWPGEGYVLPFGRAKKTREGDKITIVTWGAMVPRCEEAAKDGEADVIDLRTLQPWDREMVLDSIAKTHRCLIVHEDLRTGGFGAEIAAVVADEAFLDLDAPVERVTMPDIPSPHHPTLLEAAVPSVEDIRAKIDEMVAF, from the coding sequence ATGGCTGAGGCCGATCCACGCCGCGATACCGAGGGGGCGTCGAGCGACGACCCCGCCTTTAGCTGGGAAGAGGTCGCGCGCCTCGTTCTGACCAGTCGCGAGATGGATCGGCTGGAGGAAGAGGAACTCGTTCCGGCAAAGAAGGTCCTCTACCAGTTTTCCGCGCGCGGGCATGACATGGCGCAAGTCCTGCTGGGGCTTCACCTGCGCGACGGAGATGCGGCCTGCGGCTATTATCGCTCGCGCCCCATGCTGCTGGCGCTCGGCGTCGATCTTGCCGACGCGCTGGGATCCGGCATGGGCCGTGCCGGCGGCTATTCGAACGGCAAGGATATCGGGGTCGTTTTCAACTATCCCAATCCCGGGGGATGCCACGCCCTGCCAATGTGCGGAGGCGTCGGCGCGCAATATACGCCTGCCGCCGGGTGGGCGCAGTCGATCACCTACAAGGCCAGCGTCCTGGGCGAGGAGGATGACGGCGCCATCGCGGTCGTGCTGGGCGGCGATGCCAGCTGTGCGACGGGCGGCTTCTGGTCGGCGCTGACCATTGCAACGACGCAGCAACTGCCGATGCTCTTCTTCATCGAGGACAACGGATACGGGATTTCGGTGCCTTCCACCTATCAGACGCCCGGTCAGAACATCGCGGCGAACCTGGCGAGCTTCGAAGGTCTGACGATCCTCGACGGAGACGGGACCGAGCCCGAGTCGGCGGCGCGGCAGATTAGCCAGGCGGTGGCGCATGTCCGCTCGCGCAAGGGTCCGGTGCTATGCCGGCTGACGGTGCCGCGGTTGGAAGGGCACAGCGCGCAGGATACCCAGACCTACAAGAGCGAGGACGAGATCGCGGCCGAATGGGCGCGCGATCCGTTGCCCAAGCTGAAGGCGCTGAACAACAATCTCGATTGGGACAGGATCGAAGCCTCCGTCGCGCACGAGGTCGACAAGGCGCGCGAACGAGCCGAAGCGCGGGGCGTGGCCGATCCCGCGACGATCACGCAGGACGTGTTCTTCGAAGGCGAACACGCGCAGGTCGGCGGGCAGGCCGGGCTGAGCCTTGATGGAACGCACGAAGACCCGCGGCCCGATGGTCAGCGCATCAACATGGTCACTGCGATCCGGCGGGCGCTGGACCAGGAACTGGCCGCCAACCCGAGAATGAGCGTGTTCGGCGAGGATGTCGGTCCCAAGGGCGGGGTTCATGCGGTCACGCTGGGGTTGCAGGAAAAGTTCGGGCACGACCGCGTCTTCGATACCTCACTGAACGAGGAAGGCATTGTCGGGCGCGCGGTGGGAATGGCGATGGCGGGATTGTTGCCGGTACCCGAAATCCAGTTCCGCAAATATGCCGAACCCGCGACCGAACAGATCAACGATTGCGGCACGATCCGCTGGCGCACCGATAATCGCTTCGCCGCGCCGATGGTGCTGCGGGTGCCCGGCGGCTTCTTCAAGTGCGGGGATCCGTGGCACAGCCAGACGAACGAGGTGCAGTTCGTCCACAATCCCGGCTGGCGCGTCGCGGTGCCGTCGAATGCCGAGGATGCGGTAGGACTGCTGCGCATGGCGCTGCGCGGAAACGACCCGACGATCTTCTTCGAACACAGGGCGATGCTCGACGACAGCTGGGCACGGCGGCCGTGGCCGGGCGAGGGCTATGTCCTTCCGTTCGGACGCGCGAAAAAAACGCGTGAGGGCGACAAGATCACGATCGTGACCTGGGGGGCGATGGTTCCTCGCTGCGAGGAAGCGGCGAAGGACGGAGAGGCCGACGTCATCGACCTGCGCACGTTGCAACCGTGGGACCGCGAGATGGTGCTGGACAGCATTGCGAAAACGCATCGCTGTCTGATCGTGCACGAGGATCTGCGGACCGGCGGGTTCGGTGCGGAGATTGCGGCGGTTGTGGCGGACGAGGCGTTCCTCGATCTCGACGCGCCGGTCGAACGGGTGACGATGCCCGACATTCCCTCGCCCCATCATCCTACACTGCTGGAGGCGGCGGTGCCCAGCGTCGAGGATATCCGCGCCAAGATCGACGAAATGGTGGCTTTCTGA